CACTGTTTCTGTGAATGATGCCAGACAGTTTATCTCCTGACTGCTTCTTCACCATTGAGATATTTCATGTTTCCGCATTATCTTAAATACAGCACTGAGCACTAAGCTTTGCTTTTATCTCAAGCTGTACAAAGCACctatagaaaatggatagatagaaatCTGTAATCCCGTGAAGTTGTAAAGGATTGACATATTTAAAAGTTTCCATCTTTCCACGTGCCTAATCATTAACCATCCCAGGTCAATTTTGGATTTCAGAATCTattatatctatatgtatataaaatgctaaggtctgccTGTCTATCACTTCAACACTCACAAACTACTGGAGCTAGAACCCTGATCTCAGTCTTGATGGAAAGTCTATGACTCAATGCATTATGAGGTGGCAGCAACCTCCAAAACTGACCTCTGCTCATGGGTTTGTTACAATAAAGTGATAGGAGAACGAAGTAACATAGTGAAGAAAAGAcaccagtgacatctgctgaccGTCGAGCAGATTGCAGAGACTGATGCCATAATGAACATCACCATAATAGGAACACAGCACCACCTACTAAACATCAAGTGTGGGATGCAGAGTGCAGGAATGGCAAGCAAAATTCAAAATCCAGAAGGAAGTGTGAGTTCTTATGTGTGTGAACAACTGGCAAAgagtttacatttgtttatatgTCATTTTTGTTGTGTCCTACAACCCGCTCCCTAATGCAAAAGATTCCTTACATTACCGACTTAAAACAACGGGTTTAGCTTCAATGTTTTTTCACCTGCAGAAATCACATCATCAAACAGTCAAGACTTCCAACCATATGCAAGCATTGCTTTTATATCTTTACATTCATTGATGTTTCTTTGAACTTCATTACTTGGAAAGTTAGATAACCAATGTGATCactgtgaaatgttttatttaatgggGGAAACAAAAGATTGTTTTGCCAACATGGAAAAGTCCAAATCTCTCTGTATGAACCACTTTTATTTTAGGACTGTAAGTCCACATGTTTCAATGGTAATGTCAGATTTTAGCAGTGTAATTAATTGAGACTTAATCTAAGTAAAAATCATCTCACCTACATGTTTAACAGTGGAACATTTACTAAAAGGTGAGTTAGTCCTAACAGCAACTTGGTGAGTGTGATATTAATAAGCTGGAATACAGGAATGGATTTTAGATAGAATCCCATCTGCCCCCCTATAATGTAGGATTGTCAGACCTGCAAAGTATACTTCCACGTCACAAGGGGCCAGAGCCTAACCTGacagtactgggcacaaggcaggaacttcCCCTGGACTGGATGCCAGCTTATCACAGGGCCATTAACACAGACAGCTACACTCAAAGTCAGTCGTTAATCTAACCTTCACATCCTTGATACGTGCAAAGAAGGAAACACAGAGGGAGAAAGAATAAACGCCACACCGACCGCAACCAGATTTGAAGCCAACACGGAATCTGTGAAAATTACCAGtgcatattaaaatgaaatactctACAATCTATAGCCTATATGCATAGTTTTTAGAGTTTCATAAGAGAGACCTGAAGGAATGCTGCTTAGCATGGAATCCCACTGCTGGCACCATGTGCAGTCTCTTATGCTGCCTGCACTCCCACAGCAGTAGTACTCATATGAAAAGACTTGGATGGAAGGATCCTGTGAAGCacacaatatttaataaaagataaaaagaggCCCATCAGGGATGTTAACTTTTAGGCCCACAGAgaagagagaaatggtaaatggCAAAGGCCAGATTGCTTATCTGACGGAAACTGGTCACATTTAAACTTAACTGTGAATGGGAAATTGAGGAGCTATGAGGGTGCATCAGAAAGTATAATTTGTAGGATTCAGTGACCAACGTTCACTACAGTAAAAGGCCACCTCCAGGTACAAAGCGGCCCATGTCGATTAATGAAAATGTCAGTGGAGAGAACTTAATTCCACCGCTTTGTTTGCACATTTGCCTGTCCTAACTCCAAGCACACAGCACAAGGcagttaaaaattaaattgcTGCTTGTTGCCGCCTGCTGCCATTTTAGGTTGCATATGGCATCCCCTGTAGTGCACACAGAAGTGACAGTTTGTGTATCTGTGCACACTTGCACGtgccaggaaaaaaaacattctttgctCCTCTGCTTACGTCCCTGGTGTGTTTAGCCACAGACTGACTcacataaaagcagaaaaaaaaaagttcttaaccactCAGCTGGGCTTCTAAGTGCTTTATGACAGTGTGCTCCTATAGCATTACCACAAGGCGTAAATTGCAGCGTTCACTCCGTGAAACCTTTCAGTGTAATTGCTGCCATGGTGCTAAGCGATTGTTACACAACATGTTTTTGTCAAAGTGCTAATCATCATCCGCCTAGCCATTATCATCTATTTGATACATAAGTAGCTGGGAACTTGAGCCCTGTGGGCCACCTGGGAAGTCCAACCTGCACCCATAAGGCACCATTCCCAACTCTTCCAAATAAAAAGGCTGGGGACAGCAGTTGGCTGCCATCATTTTGAAGCGCTTCCTCGTGTCAGAGGCCCTGTCGTAGCACTCGCAGTCTTCTTTCGTACTTTCATGGTGGATCTTTCGTAGTAAATTGTTAATTAGTACCGACCTTCGAAGGTAAGCCTCTGGATCCTCAAGGAACCTCAGCTTCTGGAGAGAGAGCCTGAGGATGCAGGTGCGGTCCTCTGGGAGTATCAGGTGCTGGGGAGATAGAAAGCTTGTCAGTGAGAAGAGGGCAGGACATGTAAGACCAGCAATGCTCTGACATTTTGAAATCAGTCATGTGAGCTTTCAGATGCAGGCACCgtataaagaaaaactgaggttTTAACTGGTGGGTGGACACTCAGACATATAGATGCCAACACGTCTATGTTTTGTGCTTCTTTTCATACAATACTTTCACACATATTAACATTTGTAAATTCTTTTCAATGAATATTAAGGTGTATCGTCACCTTTGAACTCAAATTCTTCTAAACAACTAACCCTGCTTTGCATTGTACTCTTCACTGATCTTCCCAAACTAAAAATTAGTTCTTGAATCCCAAAACAAGTTATGGGCAGATAGATCCTAATCTAATCATTCTTGTATATATTATGACTTTCTTTGTAAGTGACGTTGAATAcaggcatctgctaaataaataaataaataataatgaatcttCTTCAAGCTCCTTCGCTTTTCTTCAACAGCCTACTCACAATCTGCAAAGCCCTGGAAGCATACCTTGGTGAGATGCTTGCACAGTGTGCCAAATCCTTTCCAGCCAGGTGCCCTGCTAGTTGTCGTTTCACAGCCCAGTGGCTCCCCCTTCCTGGAACTCTCCCTGCATCTGACTATGTGGATCCTTCCATTGCAATGCTCAGATCCACACTGAAGATCGGGATATGTCTGCTGGACTTTGTCAAATGCACCGTTTCAGTCTCGTCATTCCAGCCTTCTATCTCAGACACCTTTGCTCTTGTCTGTTGTTTTCAAACATGGCGTATGTCAATGCCAATTTTTTCGCAGTCTTTCTATCGATACTTCAAGGTGTCTTATTTTGCAATCTTAGCAAAATGCTACTAAACAGGCAAACCCCAAAGACTGGCTGTATTTGGTCAATGTGTGGCTTTCTCAACAATACACACAcaagagaggaaggagcaaaaGGAGGAAACAACAAGAACACAAGcagaaattaaatgaagttatgctAGTGGAGACACCCATAAAGACTCTAGTATATCACATAGGAGGTCTTTAGTGCTTTCTTTTCAAGTATGGTCTAGGTGGCATCTCAGGACCCTAATCCCTACACAACTATGTAAACACCAGTCACTTCCTCTTTCCCTTTCCCAAATCTCCTTCAGTAAGTGTTGTCCTCCTCCTGCTGACTCCGACTCCCAGAATGACATGAGGAGGTTTCTTTTATGCCGGAACTTCTGGTGCCCTGACATCGCATGAAGGAAGTGCTTCAAGGTTAGGCAGAAGGTCCTCAAAGCGAGGGAAGACATTTCCTGCATCTCCCCCTAGCATCCCTCATGGGACCCAATAGGGCTGGCCCAGCAGGACTACAGTTTCTAGTATGTTCTTGCGGGCATGTGCATGGGTTCACTGGCACAGAAACACTGCCACTTAACATATTGGGAAAGCATATGGTGCTGGAAGGCTGCTTCCCAATATCTATTCATTTTATGCTCCCAACTGGAAATGGGAAGGCCATGCTTCATGGTCAGAATATCAATCCAGTGTCACCTCCCACTACAAAAGCTTGGCTGACCTACAACACTAGTCTTCTAGGCAAAGCTCACTGTGGTGCCAAACTGTAAAATCCTGCTCCATTTCAGGATTCTCCATAAACCACTCATGTGACTAAAGTCACAGGGACCGTCATTTAATAGTGGTCTCACCACCATTCTTGCCCCACTACCATTTTTTAGTAATGATTCTACTTGCCTGTTGTTACATATCTACTTTTTCTGGGACTCTGAttctatttattgcatttttgtatttctgaTTTGTATAATGGTAGTGGTTTTGTATTTGCTTTGGACATTCAGTACTAATGATTACTGTTGGCGATTAGAACCCTAAATATGCCCTTTCTCTTAGACGAATCCCATCTTAAAGTTCTTTTCCTGTGGTCCACCATTTTCTCTGCGCATTCATACCATCTGAGGCTTTCATAATGATGCCATATTAACCTTTCTGCTCTTTTATCATTATCTAAACAAGTACGCTTGACAGTCCATTCTGTGGTATGTCTCCACTGCTGCCAAACCCTATTAGCATTCTAATGGGTGTAACA
The nucleotide sequence above comes from Polypterus senegalus isolate Bchr_013 chromosome 18, ASM1683550v1, whole genome shotgun sequence. Encoded proteins:
- the LOC120518394 gene encoding SERTA domain-containing protein 4-like; this translates as MKNELMYGRTRSPLNIKSKTSSLLKERPTTSTTSKVAYFKRKYAEEEDLQKDYHGYFQKHLILPEDRTCILRLSLQKLRFLEDPEAYLRRSVLINNLLRKIHHESTKEDCECYDRASDTRKRFKMMAANCCPQPFYLEELGMVPYGCRLDFPGGPQGSSSQLLMYQIDDNG